One Roseimaritima multifibrata DNA window includes the following coding sequences:
- a CDS encoding DUF1559 domain-containing protein, with amino-acid sequence MRTYLGRHRVGFTLVELLVVIAIIGVLVGLLLPAVQAAREAARRMSCSNNMKNMALAVHNYHDTHKKFPAGNIAWNGLGTNSTRAQANSEPNGRWYNGMWAWPVAILPFMEGQNLYDQMDFNQLPYTPERGDVYFGDYGPETNHGVVNELPCTSAPAAFRCPSVPLIGDEGAFKDYAGNSGGTRMSTCCPERATDTDGIFHKNKNYTFGSIIDGSSNTLLFVEQSNFIQGHNRPTNPFVWMNHSSQGESISHQGGNSFPPNLPKAIVIDAWRVTGRLARGMHPSGIMVAYCDGSVGFVSETISVNNWRAIHSRDAGEVVQN; translated from the coding sequence ATGCGTACTTATCTTGGCCGGCATCGTGTCGGTTTTACGTTGGTTGAGCTGCTAGTGGTGATCGCGATCATCGGTGTATTGGTTGGCTTGTTGTTGCCTGCGGTCCAGGCGGCTAGAGAGGCTGCCAGGCGTATGTCTTGCAGCAACAACATGAAGAACATGGCGTTGGCGGTACATAACTACCACGACACTCACAAGAAATTCCCTGCCGGCAACATCGCGTGGAATGGTCTGGGAACCAATTCGACACGCGCTCAGGCGAATTCCGAACCGAATGGTCGGTGGTACAACGGAATGTGGGCGTGGCCCGTGGCGATCCTGCCATTTATGGAAGGGCAGAATCTGTACGACCAGATGGATTTCAACCAGCTCCCGTACACGCCCGAACGGGGGGACGTCTATTTCGGTGACTACGGTCCTGAGACGAATCACGGGGTCGTCAATGAACTGCCTTGTACCTCCGCTCCCGCTGCATTCCGTTGCCCCAGCGTTCCGCTGATCGGCGATGAAGGGGCCTTTAAGGACTACGCGGGGAACAGTGGTGGCACAAGAATGAGCACTTGTTGTCCCGAACGGGCCACGGACACCGACGGCATCTTCCACAAGAACAAGAACTATACGTTTGGATCGATCATCGATGGTTCGTCCAACACGTTGTTGTTCGTGGAGCAGTCCAACTTCATTCAAGGACATAATCGTCCTACAAATCCTTTTGTATGGATGAACCACAGTTCACAGGGTGAGTCGATTTCGCACCAGGGCGGCAATAGTTTTCCTCCAAACTTACCCAAGGCAATTGTGATCGATGCTTGGCGAGTCACCGGTCGACTGGCTCGAGGAATGCATCCTTCGGGAATCATGGTCGCTTACTGTGACGGTAGCGTTGGCTTTGTTAGTGAAACGATTTCGGTGAACAATTGGCGCGCGATTCATAGTCGTGATGCCGGTGAAGTCGTGCAGAATTAG
- a CDS encoding OmpA/MotB family protein, translating to MSVNQPQRPTTRHGGTLALLQVLLVVSVGLGSAGCTQNPYMAAPTAWQNPQQPAVNPLDSQITELQRRVQLLDDNNRQLHTQIAQAEQQTQVYRDELSLVRQQLAESTSQLEQTRLAASQAEQQVRGMQASTKFRGGASIQANTNLQAMAQGLQLGGLAILPEGNTLRIVLPADQLFQSNTANPQPQAAAIIDPVAGAIRSHFPRQRIGIEGHSDGSPLYGGQFNSPHQLTAAQSVAVLEIMTTRGKLPAPQVFTKAMGAANPRYDNTTAAGRAANRRVEIIIYPETF from the coding sequence TTGTCAGTCAACCAACCGCAACGACCAACCACGCGACACGGGGGAACCCTTGCGTTGCTGCAGGTTCTGCTTGTAGTGTCGGTTGGGCTGGGGAGCGCCGGCTGTACTCAGAATCCATACATGGCGGCTCCCACCGCTTGGCAGAATCCACAGCAGCCTGCAGTGAACCCCCTGGATTCGCAGATCACCGAATTGCAACGCCGCGTGCAGTTGTTGGATGACAATAACCGTCAATTGCATACGCAGATCGCTCAGGCAGAACAGCAGACTCAGGTTTACCGCGACGAATTGTCGCTGGTCCGTCAGCAGTTAGCCGAGTCGACTTCGCAGCTTGAACAGACCCGCTTGGCGGCAAGCCAAGCGGAGCAGCAGGTGCGGGGCATGCAGGCTTCCACCAAATTCCGCGGCGGGGCATCGATTCAGGCCAATACCAACCTGCAGGCGATGGCTCAGGGCCTTCAGCTGGGAGGCTTGGCGATTTTGCCTGAAGGAAATACGCTCCGTATCGTTTTGCCTGCCGATCAGCTGTTCCAGAGCAATACCGCCAACCCACAGCCGCAGGCGGCTGCCATTATCGATCCGGTTGCCGGTGCGATCCGCAGTCATTTTCCGCGTCAGAGGATCGGGATTGAAGGGCACTCCGATGGCAGCCCACTGTATGGTGGCCAATTCAATAGCCCGCATCAGCTGACCGCCGCTCAATCGGTTGCGGTGCTGGAAATCATGACTACCCGCGGCAAGTTGCCAGCGCCGCAGGTCTTTACGAAAGCGATGGGGGCGGCGAACCCCCGCTACGATAACACCACCGCTGCCGGACGAGCCGCAAATCGTCGCGTGGAAATTATCATTTATCCTGAAACGTTTTAA
- a CDS encoding lactate utilization protein B gives MDRYQSRRKGTTTMKSTVDHPTAAKPFVANQERMKWHDGALWFVREKRDRQAHSIPEWEYLRELASQTKAHTQANLAEYLEAFERQATAAGAVVHWAADAEEHNAIVLGLLQKNNVQRVVKSKSMLTEECHLNPYLEAQGIEVVDTDLGERIIQLRDEPPSHIVLPAIHLKKGDVGETFHEHLGTEKGASDPKYLTEAARQHLRDRFLNAQAGITGVNFAIAETGGVTVCTNEGNADLGASLPPLHIACMGIEKLIPRQADLGIFLRLLARSATGQPITTYSSHFLGPREGGQLHIVLVDNGRSSIRDRDEFREALNCIRCGACMNTCPVYRRSGGHSYASVVPGPIGSVLSPAADTEQHKSLPFACSLCGSCTDVCPVKIPLHHQLLAWRQEIGREGLLPVSKRMPMKAAAALFARPRLFAVAGWFGRFALRVLPHALTHNRLNTWAVARELPIAPKKSFRSWYRDQDRPANSLPIVTPDPESSPTKNR, from the coding sequence ATCGATCGATATCAATCACGACGCAAAGGAACAACGACGATGAAGTCGACCGTGGACCACCCAACGGCCGCAAAACCTTTTGTTGCCAATCAAGAACGGATGAAATGGCACGACGGGGCTCTTTGGTTCGTCCGAGAGAAACGCGATCGTCAAGCTCATTCGATTCCCGAATGGGAATACTTGCGAGAATTGGCTTCGCAGACCAAGGCACACACGCAGGCCAATTTGGCGGAATACCTGGAAGCGTTTGAACGCCAGGCTACCGCCGCAGGGGCGGTCGTCCACTGGGCGGCCGACGCCGAAGAGCACAACGCGATCGTGTTGGGATTGCTGCAGAAAAATAACGTCCAACGCGTCGTCAAAAGCAAGTCGATGCTGACCGAAGAATGCCACCTCAATCCGTACCTTGAAGCCCAGGGGATCGAAGTTGTCGATACGGATTTGGGCGAACGCATTATTCAGCTTCGCGATGAACCCCCCAGTCATATTGTTCTGCCGGCGATTCACCTGAAGAAAGGAGATGTCGGCGAAACCTTTCATGAGCATTTGGGGACCGAGAAAGGAGCTTCCGATCCGAAGTATCTGACCGAAGCGGCACGGCAGCATCTGCGAGACCGTTTCCTAAATGCCCAAGCAGGTATTACCGGAGTCAATTTTGCGATCGCGGAAACCGGCGGTGTGACCGTTTGCACCAATGAAGGAAACGCCGATCTGGGGGCCTCTTTGCCGCCGTTGCATATCGCTTGCATGGGGATCGAAAAATTGATTCCTCGCCAAGCCGACCTTGGAATCTTCTTAAGGCTTCTGGCAAGAAGTGCCACGGGACAGCCAATCACCACTTATTCATCCCATTTCTTGGGGCCAAGAGAGGGGGGGCAGCTGCATATTGTATTGGTCGACAATGGGCGAAGTTCGATTCGTGACCGCGATGAGTTTCGCGAAGCGCTGAACTGCATTCGCTGTGGTGCCTGCATGAATACCTGCCCTGTCTATCGGCGTAGTGGCGGGCATAGTTACGCCTCCGTCGTCCCGGGACCGATTGGCAGTGTGCTTTCCCCTGCTGCAGATACCGAACAGCACAAGTCTTTGCCATTTGCCTGCAGCTTGTGTGGATCATGTACCGACGTTTGCCCGGTCAAAATTCCGTTGCACCATCAGTTGTTGGCTTGGCGACAGGAAATCGGACGCGAAGGGTTGCTGCCGGTTAGCAAACGCATGCCGATGAAAGCGGCTGCCGCTTTGTTCGCGCGTCCACGTCTGTTCGCAGTCGCCGGCTGGTTTGGGCGATTCGCCCTGCGAGTCCTGCCTCATGCGTTGACTCACAATCGGCTGAACACCTGGGCGGTTGCTCGCGAATTGCCCATCGCCCCCAAGAAGAGTTTCCGTAGTTGGTATCGGGATCAGGATCGTCCGGCGAACTCCTTGCCGATTGTGACCCCCGATCCGGAATCGTCTCCTACGAAGAATCGATAA
- a CDS encoding carboxypeptidase-like regulatory domain-containing protein: MIRIKRTAVVMIALCSSALPLLSGCTPSTGFYEVEGTVTHNGEPVPKVFLIFHPANPDIHPEAMAMSDEQGRYKMMVGNSPGVPPGEHTVYATDPAAVQGGSSSDDPDYKEVITKYGPGTSTYKVTIDKDESELELKLD; this comes from the coding sequence ATGATCCGAATAAAACGAACCGCTGTTGTCATGATTGCTTTGTGCAGTTCCGCCCTGCCCTTGCTATCGGGGTGTACGCCAAGCACTGGCTTTTATGAAGTCGAAGGGACCGTTACGCATAATGGCGAACCGGTACCGAAGGTGTTTTTGATTTTCCATCCTGCAAATCCGGACATTCATCCTGAAGCGATGGCGATGAGTGATGAACAAGGCCGGTACAAGATGATGGTTGGCAATTCGCCGGGAGTACCGCCAGGCGAACATACTGTGTACGCAACCGATCCGGCTGCGGTTCAGGGGGGCTCCAGCTCCGATGACCCTGATTACAAAGAGGTTATTACGAAATATGGTCCGGGAACATCGACCTATAAAGTGACGATCGACAAAGACGAATCCGAGTTGGAATTGAAGCTGGACTAG
- a CDS encoding LutC/YkgG family protein, with protein MTSSSRQSILDRVRSRSLPEAPLPELDHDRLIRFDDLADAFQHSAESVGATVIRCRSIDEVPEHLLKIDSFREADEFASTIEKIPGNVQVSSRTSGHDWASLDWLLIQSRLGVAENGAVWVPTQELNNRVQVFITQHLGVVLKAEDLVHHMHGAYESIGAIERYGVFVSGPSKTADIEQSLVLGAHGCRTLTLFLLV; from the coding sequence ATGACCTCCTCCAGTCGCCAATCCATTCTCGACCGAGTTCGCAGCCGTTCGCTTCCTGAAGCGCCGTTGCCTGAACTGGACCATGATCGTTTGATTCGGTTTGATGATCTTGCCGATGCATTCCAGCATTCGGCGGAATCGGTCGGGGCGACCGTGATCCGTTGTCGGTCGATCGACGAGGTTCCGGAGCATCTTCTTAAGATCGATAGTTTTCGCGAGGCGGACGAATTTGCCTCTACAATCGAAAAAATCCCTGGAAATGTCCAAGTCTCCTCAAGAACAAGCGGGCACGATTGGGCCTCGCTCGATTGGCTGTTAATCCAAAGCCGTTTAGGGGTCGCTGAGAATGGAGCGGTGTGGGTTCCAACCCAAGAGCTTAATAACCGGGTTCAGGTCTTCATTACCCAGCATCTAGGGGTTGTGTTGAAAGCCGAGGACCTGGTGCATCATATGCATGGTGCCTACGAATCGATCGGGGCGATCGAACGTTACGGCGTCTTTGTTTCGGGGCCTAGTAAAACCGCTGACATCGAACAATCCTTAGTTTTGGGGGCGCATGGATGCCGTACCCTCACTCTGTTCTTGCTGGTGTAG
- a CDS encoding (Fe-S)-binding protein — translation MHIGLFVPCYVDQFYPDVAVATLELLESCGMQVEFPSAQTCCGQPMANTGCAEMAVPLAERFVEIFQPYDFVVCPSGSCTAMVVHHYDHLFSGEKRAAFEAVRDKTLELSQFLERYVPAEKLNFPSFPHRVGLHQSCHGLRELRIGACSERMVTGNDSVGELLERVPDLTRVTLKRADECCGFGGTFAVAEADVSVAMGLSRVADHAAADAEVIVAGDMSCLMHMQGLMRRDGSPLRVMHLAQLLCGRSIDINHDAKEQRR, via the coding sequence ATGCATATCGGTCTGTTTGTTCCGTGTTATGTCGACCAGTTTTATCCAGATGTTGCGGTCGCGACGTTGGAATTACTGGAATCTTGCGGCATGCAAGTCGAATTTCCGTCCGCACAAACATGCTGCGGGCAGCCGATGGCCAATACGGGCTGTGCGGAAATGGCTGTCCCGCTGGCCGAGCGATTTGTTGAAATCTTTCAGCCCTACGATTTTGTGGTCTGCCCCTCAGGGTCTTGTACCGCGATGGTCGTGCATCACTACGATCATTTGTTTAGCGGCGAAAAACGAGCGGCATTCGAAGCGGTGCGTGACAAGACCCTGGAATTGTCGCAGTTTCTAGAACGGTATGTTCCGGCCGAAAAACTGAACTTCCCCTCCTTCCCGCACCGCGTGGGACTGCACCAAAGCTGCCACGGTTTGCGGGAGCTGCGAATTGGGGCCTGTTCGGAGCGGATGGTGACCGGCAATGACAGCGTGGGCGAGCTTCTTGAACGCGTCCCCGATTTGACCCGTGTCACATTGAAGCGGGCCGATGAGTGCTGTGGATTCGGAGGGACCTTTGCGGTCGCCGAAGCCGATGTCTCCGTCGCGATGGGGCTGTCCCGAGTCGCTGATCACGCGGCCGCCGATGCCGAAGTGATTGTCGCCGGTGACATGTCTTGCCTGATGCACATGCAGGGATTGATGCGTCGCGACGGCAGCCCCCTGCGAGTCATGCACCTTGCACAGTTGTTGTGCGGCAGATCGATCGATATCAATCACGACGCAAAGGAACAACGACGATGA
- the csrA gene encoding carbon storage regulator CsrA has product MLVLSRKKNESIVINNDIKIVVVEIRGDKVRLGVEAPREVPVHRREVYDAIQRSKEDAPEQV; this is encoded by the coding sequence ATGTTAGTTTTATCTCGGAAGAAAAATGAGAGCATCGTCATCAACAACGACATCAAGATTGTCGTCGTTGAGATAAGAGGCGACAAGGTCCGCCTGGGAGTCGAAGCTCCTCGCGAAGTGCCCGTTCACCGCCGCGAAGTCTATGACGCGATTCAACGCAGCAAAGAAGACGCTCCTGAGCAAGTTTAA
- a CDS encoding response regulator transcription factor, with translation MPDQTTQDTFPADPIVFVVDDEASSRNVIAEMVKSMSLPVESYDSAEAFLATYRNQRPACIVTDQRMPGMSGIDLIEKLQEQDLTIPVIVVTAFPDTQSTVRAVRGGAISLIEKPCRREKLWTMIVEAIRLDKRNSVKDAEREHAKQCVESLNEGERAVAHMLIEGLANKVIAARLDVSLRTVESRRAAIFKKFGVTSIASMVLLWLTAHPDS, from the coding sequence ATGCCTGACCAAACGACGCAAGATACCTTCCCGGCCGATCCCATCGTCTTTGTCGTCGATGATGAAGCCAGTTCCCGGAATGTGATCGCTGAAATGGTGAAGTCGATGTCCTTGCCGGTTGAGTCGTATGATTCGGCGGAAGCGTTCTTGGCGACTTATCGGAATCAACGCCCTGCCTGCATCGTCACGGATCAGAGAATGCCAGGGATGAGCGGAATCGATCTGATTGAAAAACTTCAAGAGCAGGATCTGACTATCCCGGTGATCGTCGTGACCGCATTCCCGGACACGCAGTCGACGGTCCGAGCCGTCCGCGGCGGAGCGATCAGCCTGATCGAAAAACCTTGCCGTCGGGAAAAGTTATGGACGATGATCGTCGAAGCGATCCGCCTGGATAAGCGAAACAGCGTCAAAGATGCGGAACGTGAGCACGCGAAGCAGTGTGTTGAATCGCTCAATGAGGGAGAGCGTGCAGTTGCCCACATGTTGATCGAAGGTTTGGCCAATAAAGTCATCGCTGCCAGGCTGGACGTCAGTCTGCGGACGGTGGAATCCAGACGTGCTGCGATTTTCAAAAAGTTTGGCGTCACGTCCATCGCCTCAATGGTGCTTCTCTGGTTGACCGCCCACCCCGATTCCTAA